One window from the genome of Pseudomonas sp. L5B5 encodes:
- a CDS encoding aspartate kinase has translation MALIVQKFGGTSVGSIERIEQVADKVKKFREAGDDLVIVLSAMSGETNRLIDLAKQISGDSQPVPRELDVIVSTGEQVTIALLAMALIKRGIPAVSYTGNQVRILTDSAHNKARILQIDDQKIRADLKAGRVVVVAGFQGVDEHGSITTLGRGGSDTTGVALAAALKADECQIYTDVDGVYTTDPRVVARAQRLDKITFEEMLEMASLGSKVLQIRAVEFAGKYNVPLRVLHSFQEGPGTLITIDEEESMEQPIISGIAFNRDEAKLTIRGVPDNPGVAFKILGPISAANIEVDMIVQNVSHDNTTDFTFTVHRNDYLAAQTVLENTAREIGAREVVGDTDIAKVSIVGVGMRSHAGVASRMFEALAKESINIQMISTSEIKVSVVIEEKYLELAVRALHTAFELDAPARQGE, from the coding sequence ATGGCTTTGATCGTACAGAAATTTGGAGGCACTTCGGTCGGCTCTATCGAGCGGATCGAGCAGGTTGCCGACAAGGTGAAGAAGTTCCGCGAAGCTGGCGACGACCTGGTGATTGTGTTGTCGGCGATGAGTGGCGAAACCAACCGCCTGATCGATCTGGCCAAGCAGATCAGTGGCGATTCCCAGCCAGTTCCCCGTGAACTGGACGTGATCGTGTCCACGGGCGAGCAGGTGACCATCGCGTTGCTGGCCATGGCGCTGATCAAGCGTGGTATTCCGGCGGTGTCCTACACCGGTAACCAGGTCCGCATCCTGACCGACAGCGCACATAACAAGGCGCGAATCCTGCAGATCGATGACCAGAAGATCCGTGCTGACCTGAAGGCCGGTCGTGTCGTAGTGGTTGCCGGTTTCCAGGGCGTCGACGAGCACGGGAGCATCACGACCCTCGGGCGTGGTGGTTCCGACACCACGGGTGTGGCGTTGGCGGCGGCCCTGAAGGCTGACGAGTGCCAGATCTACACCGATGTGGATGGCGTCTACACCACCGACCCGCGTGTAGTGGCCAGGGCTCAGCGTCTGGACAAGATCACCTTCGAGGAAATGCTGGAAATGGCCAGCCTGGGTTCCAAGGTGTTGCAGATCCGGGCGGTCGAGTTCGCCGGCAAGTACAACGTTCCGCTGCGCGTGTTGCACAGCTTCCAGGAGGGTCCGGGCACCCTCATTACTATTGATGAAGAGGAATCCATGGAACAGCCGATCATTTCCGGCATCGCTTTCAACCGCGATGAAGCCAAGCTGACCATCCGTGGCGTGCCAGACAATCCTGGCGTGGCCTTCAAGATTCTCGGCCCGATCAGTGCAGCCAACATCGAAGTCGACATGATCGTGCAGAACGTTTCTCACGATAACACCACCGACTTCACCTTCACTGTGCACCGCAACGACTACCTGGCTGCCCAGACCGTGCTGGAAAATACCGCGCGTGAGATTGGTGCCCGGGAAGTGGTGGGCGATACCGATATTGCCAAGGTCTCGATCGTGGGTGTCGGCATGCGCTCCCATGCAGGTGTTGCCAGCCGTATGTTCGAGGCACTGGCCAAGGAGAGCATCAATATCCAGATGATCTCCACATCCGAGATCAAGGTTTCGGTGGTGATCGAGGAGAAGTACCTGGAGCTTGCGGTACGTGCGCTGCACACCGCGTTCGAGCTTGATGCTCCGGCCCGTCAGGGCGAGTGA
- the mgtE gene encoding magnesium transporter — protein sequence MTEVEVKKTQESLQDRLAQVVELLQRQRVVEDLTHRQEGHHHDRVENLVHRQNLVELQRKLDDLHSADVAYILEALPLEERLTVWQLVKAERDGDILLEVSDSVRETLIADMDDHELLAAAKEMDADELADLAPELPRDVVHELMEALDGQQRERVRSALSYDEEQVGALMDFEMVTIREDVSLEVVLRYLRRLKELPGHTDKLFVVDYDGVLKGVLPIKRLLVNDPEKQVAQVMASDPVSFHPDEDAYDAAQAFERYDLISAPVVDKNDKLIGRLTIDEMVDLIREESESEVLNMAGLREEEDIFASVWKSLRNRWAWLAINLITAFLASRVIGLFEGSIEKLVALAALMPIVAGIGGNSGNQTITMIVRAMALDQVSTGNTSRLMRKELAVALINGLIWGGVIGVVAYMLYGSWSLGVVMTAAMTLNLLLAALMGVLIPMTLARLGRDPAMGASVMITAMTDSGGFFIFLGLATIFLL from the coding sequence ATGACCGAAGTAGAAGTAAAGAAAACGCAGGAAAGCCTGCAGGATCGCCTCGCTCAAGTCGTTGAGCTGCTGCAGCGCCAGCGGGTGGTCGAAGACCTGACGCATCGTCAGGAAGGCCATCACCATGATCGGGTGGAAAACCTGGTCCATCGGCAAAATCTCGTCGAACTGCAGCGCAAGCTCGATGACCTGCACTCTGCCGACGTAGCCTACATCCTCGAAGCCTTGCCCCTGGAAGAGCGTCTGACGGTCTGGCAGCTGGTCAAGGCCGAGCGCGATGGCGACATCCTCCTCGAAGTATCCGATTCCGTACGTGAAACCCTGATCGCCGACATGGACGATCACGAGCTCCTGGCTGCTGCCAAGGAGATGGACGCTGACGAACTTGCTGACCTGGCTCCCGAGCTGCCGCGAGACGTTGTCCATGAGCTGATGGAGGCCCTTGACGGCCAGCAGCGTGAGCGTGTCCGCTCCGCACTGTCCTATGATGAAGAGCAGGTCGGTGCGCTGATGGACTTCGAGATGGTGACCATCCGCGAGGATGTCAGTCTTGAAGTGGTCTTGCGATACCTGCGCCGCTTGAAGGAGTTGCCTGGCCATACCGACAAGCTGTTCGTGGTCGACTACGATGGCGTGCTCAAGGGGGTCCTGCCGATCAAGCGATTGTTGGTCAATGATCCAGAGAAGCAGGTTGCGCAGGTCATGGCCAGCGACCCAGTAAGCTTCCATCCTGATGAGGACGCTTATGATGCGGCTCAGGCCTTCGAGCGTTATGACCTGATTTCGGCCCCGGTGGTCGACAAGAACGACAAGCTGATCGGTCGTTTGACCATCGATGAAATGGTCGACCTGATCCGAGAGGAGAGCGAAAGCGAAGTCCTCAACATGGCCGGTCTGCGTGAAGAGGAAGACATCTTCGCCTCGGTCTGGAAGTCCTTGCGCAACCGTTGGGCCTGGCTGGCCATCAACCTGATTACTGCATTCCTGGCCTCTCGAGTGATTGGCCTGTTCGAGGGGTCTATCGAGAAGCTGGTGGCATTGGCGGCCTTGATGCCCATCGTTGCCGGTATCGGTGGCAACTCGGGTAACCAGACCATCACGATGATCGTTCGGGCAATGGCCCTGGACCAGGTCAGTACCGGTAATACTTCGCGCCTGATGCGCAAGGAGCTGGCAGTAGCCCTGATCAACGGCCTGATCTGGGGGGGAGTGATTGGTGTCGTGGCCTACATGCTGTATGGAAGCTGGTCATTGGGGGTGGTGATGACCGCGGCCATGACCCTGAACCTGCTGCTCGCGGCATTGATGGGCGTCCTGATCCCCATGACCCTGGCACGCCTGGGGCGTGATCCAGCCATGGGGGCCAGCGTGATGATCACGGCCATGACCGATAGTGGTGGTTTTTTCATCTTTCTCGGCCTGGCGACGATCTTTCTGCTCTGA
- a CDS encoding Arc family DNA-binding protein — translation MRPLKQAIYSSRTADKFVVRLPDGMRERIAEVARNHHRSMNSEIIARLEQSLIQEGALGEELSMRLDSPELSLHERELLQRFRQLSHRQQNALVSLIAHDAEMAADAN, via the coding sequence ATGCGCCCATTGAAACAGGCAATTTATTCCAGCCGTACGGCTGACAAGTTCGTCGTACGTCTGCCCGACGGGATGCGTGAACGCATTGCCGAGGTGGCTCGCAACCATCATCGCAGCATGAACTCCGAAATCATCGCGCGCCTGGAGCAGAGTCTTATTCAGGAAGGCGCCTTGGGTGAAGAGTTGAGCATGCGCCTGGACAGCCCCGAGCTGTCCTTGCATGAGCGCGAACTGCTTCAACGTTTCCGCCAACTTTCACATCGCCAGCAGAACGCGCTGGTTTCGCTGATTGCACACGACGCAGAAATGGCCGCAGACGCCAACTGA
- the phnN gene encoding phosphonate metabolism protein/1,5-bisphosphokinase (PRPP-forming) PhnN → MPGRLIYLMGPSGAGKDSLIDAARQPLDELGCEVARRVITRSAESQGEQAEDVTFEEFERRLAQGDFALSWRANGLGYGIGRQIDHWLAQGRHVLINGSRGHLAQARERYPDLLPVMLTVDSQVLRQRLLRRGRENLAQIESRLQRNELFAPADWLDGGQVVRLDNSGELQITVERLLDKLREHGVSAAPDRT, encoded by the coding sequence ATGCCTGGTAGGCTCATCTATCTGATGGGGCCTTCGGGAGCCGGCAAGGACAGCCTGATCGACGCGGCCAGGCAGCCTCTGGATGAGTTGGGCTGTGAGGTCGCCAGGCGGGTGATCACCCGTTCCGCCGAGTCGCAGGGAGAACAGGCTGAGGACGTCACCTTCGAGGAGTTCGAGCGACGTCTGGCTCAAGGGGATTTCGCCTTGTCCTGGCGGGCCAATGGCCTGGGATACGGTATTGGCAGGCAGATCGATCATTGGCTGGCGCAAGGGCGTCATGTACTCATCAACGGTTCCCGGGGGCACCTGGCGCAGGCTCGGGAGCGCTATCCTGACTTACTGCCCGTCATGTTGACCGTGGATTCCCAAGTGTTACGCCAGCGCTTGTTGCGTCGAGGACGGGAAAACTTGGCGCAGATCGAGAGTCGTCTGCAGCGCAATGAATTGTTTGCTCCTGCAGATTGGCTTGATGGTGGGCAGGTGGTGCGCCTGGACAACTCCGGGGAACTACAGATCACCGTGGAGCGATTACTGGACAAACTGCGCGAGCATGGCGTCAGCGCAGCACCGGATCGAACTTGA
- a CDS encoding PA3371 family protein, with the protein MSTAAKSLLALALLSAIAAMSLPEQTASLVSLVACGAFSSLFLLALIVGRKIKFDPVLR; encoded by the coding sequence ATGTCCACTGCAGCCAAAAGCCTGCTTGCCCTGGCATTGCTCAGCGCAATCGCTGCCATGTCATTGCCCGAGCAGACCGCAAGCCTGGTTTCCCTGGTCGCCTGCGGAGCGTTTTCCAGCCTGTTCCTGCTGGCGCTGATCGTAGGGCGCAAGATCAAGTTCGATCCGGTGCTGCGCTGA
- a CDS encoding FkbM family methyltransferase — MNLNSALLQFDNEFNALLESAPPSRAPALLASAEFVYLLAPSSLVGLFYTPMLAKHLSLQGKQVVFVDDHYSAKGDHWQEWPVLSTDAFISQAEGQGAAVAINMSSSPFVHGHFSRVAERVQMAEVDMIPALDACEIPVIYQTASAMRAQTIARADDYRKLARRLADPLSIQTLLAMLTLRLNFDRNALLPVLCSPEDEYFTPHPAGSTDTFRLGQEEVLCDIGAHVGTTVRKFITATHWQYSAIHAFEPDVENFAALEKNFSLTVPNFKAYNVALSDTRSTMRFSQTGTMGSRLDLEGNTHIQALPLDEIVDYATFIKMDVEGHETRVLRGARKLIQTHKPRLAVTGYHFADDLLDIVDLVTELEPNYELRLRHHFFYYYDSIVYAQVIA; from the coding sequence ATGAATCTAAACTCCGCTCTTCTTCAGTTCGATAATGAGTTCAACGCTTTGCTGGAGTCTGCGCCTCCCTCCCGAGCGCCAGCGTTACTAGCGTCTGCCGAATTTGTCTACCTGCTTGCTCCCAGCTCTTTAGTTGGCTTGTTCTATACTCCAATGTTGGCCAAACATCTAAGCTTACAAGGCAAGCAGGTCGTCTTTGTCGATGATCATTACTCAGCTAAAGGTGATCACTGGCAGGAATGGCCAGTGTTGAGTACCGACGCGTTCATTTCCCAGGCAGAGGGTCAGGGCGCGGCTGTCGCCATTAACATGTCGAGCTCACCATTTGTGCACGGTCATTTCTCGCGAGTTGCCGAGCGTGTCCAGATGGCTGAGGTGGATATGATTCCTGCCCTGGATGCATGCGAAATCCCGGTAATCTATCAGACTGCCAGCGCCATGCGTGCCCAGACCATAGCCCGTGCTGATGATTACCGTAAGCTGGCACGACGCTTGGCAGACCCGCTTAGTATCCAGACTTTGCTGGCGATGTTGACGTTGAGATTGAACTTCGATCGCAATGCCTTGTTACCCGTGTTGTGCAGCCCTGAAGACGAATACTTTACGCCTCACCCTGCTGGAAGCACGGACACCTTCAGGCTGGGTCAGGAGGAAGTGTTATGTGACATTGGCGCTCACGTCGGAACTACAGTTCGTAAGTTCATCACTGCCACGCATTGGCAGTACTCGGCCATCCACGCATTTGAACCTGACGTTGAAAATTTTGCAGCCCTCGAGAAAAATTTTTCCTTAACAGTACCTAACTTCAAAGCGTACAACGTTGCATTGTCAGATACACGTAGCACCATGCGTTTCTCCCAGACAGGTACTATGGGAAGTCGATTGGATCTTGAAGGTAATACTCATATTCAGGCGTTGCCGCTCGACGAAATTGTCGATTATGCGACTTTTATAAAAATGGATGTCGAGGGGCATGAAACCAGAGTGTTGCGAGGCGCACGTAAATTGATCCAAACCCACAAGCCGCGGTTGGCGGTGACGGGATATCACTTCGCTGATGATTTGCTTGATATTGTAGATCTGGTGACGGAACTTGAGCCTAACTATGAATTACGTTTGCGTCATCATTTTTTTTACTACTATGATTCGATTGTCTATGCGCAAGTGATTGCGTAA
- a CDS encoding DUF1266 domain-containing protein: MLTIIGLLLGAWLVWGYVRRAPSGTSLVIFPPRKRWALTLAQPMVDATGMTGFFDPATTYFADQARNTLRAPLLHQIGFRNNATDTEVLEHLNTTLERQWFRIDLHGLKPSDDPQAAMAFACVRSAFFVRCAMLMGWLEAESGWRIMLLNAQRAQDCFADWEDFGRAFMRGRQQWVAAFRADALGQSFNEDTLSRLLASDTGAWAATPWKGLPAFSPQAD, translated from the coding sequence ATGCTGACGATTATTGGTTTACTGCTCGGTGCCTGGCTGGTCTGGGGTTACGTACGCCGAGCCCCCAGCGGCACGTCCCTGGTGATCTTCCCGCCACGCAAGCGCTGGGCGCTGACACTGGCACAACCCATGGTGGATGCCACCGGAATGACCGGGTTCTTCGACCCCGCGACCACTTATTTCGCGGACCAGGCACGAAACACCCTCAGGGCCCCCCTGTTGCACCAGATCGGCTTTCGCAACAACGCCACCGACACCGAGGTCCTAGAGCACCTGAACACCACCCTGGAGCGCCAGTGGTTCCGTATCGACCTGCACGGCTTGAAGCCCAGCGACGACCCTCAGGCCGCCATGGCGTTCGCCTGCGTACGCAGCGCGTTCTTCGTCCGCTGCGCGATGCTGATGGGCTGGCTGGAGGCTGAAAGCGGGTGGCGCATCATGCTGCTCAATGCCCAGCGAGCCCAGGACTGCTTCGCGGACTGGGAAGACTTCGGCAGGGCTTTCATGCGTGGCCGCCAGCAATGGGTAGCCGCGTTCAGGGCCGACGCCCTGGGACAAAGCTTCAACGAAGACACCTTGAGCCGGCTGCTCGCATCGGACACGGGGGCCTGGGCAGCAACGCCCTGGAAGGGTTTGCCGGCGTTCAGTCCGCAGGCGGATTAA
- a CDS encoding tetratricopeptide repeat-containing response regulator — translation MLAYHQKSFLIVDDFSDYRSSVRSMLRELGVKDVDTADSGEQALRMCAQKRYDFILQDYHLGDGKKNGQQVLEDLMLEKLISHESVFLMVTAESSQAMVLSALEHEPDAYLTKPFNRSGLAQRLERLQQRKTLLKPILQALDRGKPVEVLNACVTLCKQDPRYAPLCLRYRADALRDMNQNEPLERLYNSILADRPLPWAYVGLGRLLFKRGQATEAKAVYEKALKAFPMMPGLYDGLADVLVAEGDTKRAQSVLEEAVRLSPLAPRRQALLGKLAMTNEDFESASRAYRQAVSQGAQSRFKDPESNLGLAHALISKGSERGLDTRTRLEINQTLSAVAKENPADPGLQIRARLMKATSLLLNDAETADKLTEQALQRLEGMEQFMSPEAALLVAKQLQMLGQASAGASMLKNCAEIYGDDPKVMQNIAKLTDDPTILSSSNAAADVNRQGVRSYKAGNLAEARELFRKALALQPKNISVALNMAQSLLHGADANPDAVLLEECRACLKMVGMMPDTDARYPRYQKLRSKAFGE, via the coding sequence ATGCTGGCGTACCACCAAAAGAGCTTTTTGATCGTCGATGATTTCTCGGACTACCGCAGTTCGGTGCGTTCGATGCTGCGTGAGCTGGGCGTCAAGGATGTGGATACCGCCGACTCGGGTGAGCAGGCGCTGCGCATGTGTGCGCAGAAGCGTTACGACTTCATCCTGCAGGACTACCACTTGGGCGATGGCAAGAAAAACGGCCAGCAAGTGCTCGAAGACCTGATGCTGGAAAAGCTCATCAGCCATGAAAGCGTATTCCTCATGGTCACCGCCGAGAGCAGCCAGGCCATGGTGCTCAGTGCCCTGGAACACGAGCCCGATGCCTATCTGACCAAACCCTTCAATCGCTCCGGCCTGGCCCAGCGCCTGGAGCGCCTGCAGCAACGCAAGACCCTGCTCAAGCCGATCCTCCAGGCCCTGGACCGGGGCAAGCCGGTGGAAGTGCTCAACGCCTGCGTCACCCTGTGCAAGCAGGACCCGCGTTATGCACCGCTGTGCTTGCGTTACCGGGCCGATGCCCTGCGCGACATGAACCAGAACGAGCCCCTGGAGCGCCTGTACAACAGCATCCTGGCGGACCGGCCCCTGCCCTGGGCCTATGTCGGGCTGGGGCGGCTGTTGTTCAAGCGCGGCCAGGCCACCGAGGCCAAGGCGGTATACGAGAAGGCCTTGAAGGCATTCCCGATGATGCCGGGGCTCTACGACGGCCTGGCCGATGTACTGGTGGCCGAGGGTGACACCAAGCGTGCCCAGAGCGTGCTCGAGGAGGCGGTGCGCCTGTCGCCACTGGCCCCTCGGCGCCAGGCGCTGCTGGGCAAGCTGGCGATGACCAACGAAGACTTCGAGAGCGCCTCCAGGGCTTATCGCCAGGCCGTCAGCCAGGGCGCGCAATCGCGTTTCAAGGACCCGGAAAGCAACCTGGGCCTGGCCCATGCACTGATCAGCAAGGGCAGTGAGCGCGGGCTGGATACGCGCACCCGCCTGGAGATCAACCAGACACTGAGTGCCGTGGCCAAGGAAAACCCGGCGGATCCCGGCCTGCAGATTCGCGCACGGCTGATGAAGGCCACCAGCCTGCTACTCAACGATGCGGAGACTGCCGACAAGCTCACCGAGCAGGCCTTGCAGCGGCTCGAAGGCATGGAGCAATTCATGAGCCCCGAGGCAGCGCTGCTGGTGGCCAAGCAACTGCAGATGCTGGGGCAGGCCAGTGCCGGTGCCTCGATGCTCAAGAACTGCGCGGAAATCTACGGCGATGATCCGAAGGTGATGCAGAACATTGCCAAGTTGACCGATGACCCGACTATCCTCAGTTCTTCCAATGCGGCGGCCGACGTCAACCGCCAGGGAGTGCGCAGCTACAAGGCCGGCAACCTGGCCGAGGCCCGGGAGCTGTTCCGCAAGGCCCTGGCCCTGCAACCCAAGAACATCAGTGTCGCCCTGAACATGGCGCAGTCGTTGCTGCATGGCGCCGATGCGAACCCGGATGCGGTACTCCTGGAGGAATGCCGGGCGTGCCTGAAGATGGTCGGCATGATGCCCGATACCGATGCGCGTTATCCGCGCTACCAGAAGCTGCGAAGCAAGGCGTTTGGCGAATGA
- a CDS encoding sensor histidine kinase: MIEKQQALDFSTVIASTVHDMKNSLAMLMQAHAQWLARLPAGQVPAEQGVIDYEFAHLNGMLVQLLGLYKLGVNQLPLQPAYHELDDFIEAQLVSHQEVFKSRGISATFEVDPLSPLGFFDRELIASVLANCINNAVRHARHALLISVSDEEGQVVLSINDDGEGYPLAMIERQADYLQGINQSSGSTGLGLYFAGRIAELHQRNGVCGHTRIGNGGPLGGGLFKLYLP, translated from the coding sequence ATGATCGAAAAGCAACAGGCGCTCGACTTTTCCACGGTGATCGCCTCCACCGTACATGACATGAAGAACTCCCTGGCCATGCTGATGCAGGCCCACGCCCAATGGCTGGCTCGCCTGCCCGCGGGGCAGGTGCCTGCCGAGCAGGGCGTGATCGACTACGAGTTCGCCCATCTCAATGGCATGCTGGTGCAGCTGCTGGGGCTCTACAAGCTGGGGGTCAATCAGCTGCCGCTGCAGCCGGCCTACCACGAGCTGGACGACTTCATCGAAGCGCAGCTGGTGAGCCATCAGGAGGTGTTCAAGAGCCGTGGGATCTCTGCCACCTTCGAGGTCGACCCGTTGAGTCCCCTGGGTTTCTTCGATCGCGAGCTGATCGCCTCGGTGCTGGCCAACTGCATCAACAATGCAGTCCGTCATGCCCGCCATGCCCTGCTGATCAGCGTCAGCGACGAGGAGGGGCAGGTGGTGCTGTCGATCAACGACGACGGTGAGGGCTATCCCCTGGCGATGATCGAGCGCCAGGCCGACTACCTGCAGGGCATCAACCAGAGCAGCGGCAGCACTGGCCTGGGGTTGTACTTCGCCGGGCGTATCGCCGAGCTGCATCAGCGCAATGGTGTGTGCGGGCATACCCGTATCGGCAATGGCGGGCCACTGGGCGGTGGCCTGTTCAAGCTCTACCTGCCTTGA
- a CDS encoding LysR family transcriptional regulator: protein MLGNLADIDLRMLRVFCAIVDAGGFTAAQARLNTSLSRLSVVVRDLEERLGYSLCRRGSSGFQLTDQGHELFEAAQGLFADIERFRQHANRLGPTSREHLQIGSVDSLVSLPCAPLSLALMHLRQRLPQVRPNLHLMRPDELEQAVLDDRLQLAIGAFHHQLSGLNYQHLFDEEQNLYCANGHPLFALRDEELSLERLCAADYVGRGYMAEHQRPHDLHFNQAVSAYSMEAIATLIFSTTYLGYLPSHYAAGWVARGQLRALLPERLAYRSSFHCITRQGQEPRPALAALLQCLDLAGQQLGNRA from the coding sequence ATGCTGGGAAATCTTGCCGACATCGACCTGCGGATGCTGCGGGTGTTCTGTGCCATCGTCGACGCGGGCGGTTTCACCGCCGCCCAGGCGCGGCTCAATACCAGCCTGTCGCGACTGAGCGTGGTGGTGCGCGATCTCGAGGAGCGCCTGGGCTACTCACTCTGCCGGCGTGGCAGCAGCGGCTTTCAACTCACCGACCAGGGTCACGAACTGTTCGAGGCGGCGCAAGGACTGTTCGCTGACATCGAGCGCTTTCGCCAGCATGCCAACCGACTGGGCCCGACCAGCCGCGAACACCTGCAGATCGGCAGCGTCGACAGCCTGGTGAGCCTGCCCTGCGCGCCCCTGTCCCTGGCACTGATGCATTTGCGTCAGCGCCTGCCCCAGGTACGACCGAACCTGCACCTGATGCGCCCGGATGAACTGGAACAGGCCGTGCTCGACGACCGCCTGCAACTGGCTATCGGCGCCTTCCACCATCAACTGTCAGGATTGAACTATCAGCACTTGTTCGACGAGGAGCAGAACCTGTATTGCGCCAACGGGCACCCGCTGTTTGCCCTGCGCGACGAGGAGCTTAGCCTGGAACGCCTCTGCGCCGCCGATTACGTCGGTCGCGGCTACATGGCCGAGCACCAGCGCCCCCACGACCTGCACTTCAACCAGGCCGTCAGCGCCTACAGCATGGAAGCCATCGCAACGCTGATCTTTTCCACCACCTACCTGGGCTACCTGCCCAGCCACTATGCTGCAGGCTGGGTCGCCAGGGGCCAGTTGCGCGCCCTGCTACCGGAGCGCCTGGCCTATCGCTCGAGCTTTCACTGCATCACTCGCCAGGGCCAGGAGCCGCGACCGGCCCTGGCGGCGCTCCTGCAATGCCTGGACCTGGCAGGGCAGCAACTGGGCAACCGGGCCTGA
- a CDS encoding glutamine synthetase family protein yields the protein MTAEGFLEGRRLQMARGVLLQCIMGGYPPARFYGSDDGDLALTADPRQIHRLPWSETPRALAICDADELSGESSRLSTRGQLKHVIARYAALGLAPVVATELEFFVFAPNEDPGQPFRPPVGKDGRREEGYSAFSISSNNGLRPFFKEVYECMAALGLPRDTFMHEMGVSQFEINLLHGDPLLLADQTFLFKHLLKEVALKHGLIVVCMAKPLAHTPGSSMHIHQSLVEIGSGRNVFSDESGQPTAQFHHFIGGLQAGMADFTALFAPNVNSYQRLCHPYASPNNACWSHDNRAAGLRIPASSPVARRVENRLPGADANPYLAIAASLAAGLHGIENELAPTAAIQGEFEVPDNLSLPCTLHAALERLKRSQLARELFGSEFIEGYIASKTMELTSFFDEITPWERRVLAAQA from the coding sequence ATGACTGCCGAGGGTTTCCTCGAGGGGCGGCGCCTGCAGATGGCGCGCGGCGTGCTGCTGCAATGCATCATGGGCGGATATCCGCCAGCGCGTTTCTACGGCAGCGATGATGGCGACCTGGCCCTCACTGCCGACCCGCGGCAGATTCATCGCCTGCCCTGGAGCGAGACGCCACGTGCGCTGGCCATCTGCGACGCGGACGAGCTCAGCGGCGAGTCTTCGCGTTTGTCGACCCGGGGCCAGCTCAAGCACGTGATCGCACGCTATGCGGCCCTGGGCCTGGCGCCGGTGGTGGCCACCGAGCTGGAGTTCTTCGTGTTCGCGCCCAACGAGGATCCGGGGCAGCCCTTCCGGCCACCGGTCGGCAAGGACGGTCGACGGGAAGAGGGCTACTCGGCCTTCAGCATCAGCTCCAACAACGGCCTGCGACCCTTCTTCAAGGAAGTCTACGAATGCATGGCGGCCCTGGGCTTGCCCCGCGATACCTTCATGCATGAGATGGGCGTCAGCCAGTTCGAGATCAACCTGTTGCACGGCGATCCGCTGCTGCTGGCGGACCAGACTTTCCTGTTCAAGCACCTGCTCAAGGAAGTGGCGCTCAAGCATGGCCTGATCGTGGTCTGCATGGCCAAGCCGCTGGCCCATACCCCGGGCAGTTCCATGCACATCCACCAGAGTTTGGTGGAGATTGGTAGCGGCCGTAACGTTTTCAGTGACGAGTCCGGGCAGCCCACCGCCCAGTTCCACCATTTCATCGGTGGCCTGCAAGCCGGCATGGCGGATTTCACGGCGTTGTTTGCGCCCAACGTGAACTCCTACCAGCGCCTGTGCCACCCCTATGCGTCGCCGAACAATGCCTGCTGGTCCCACGACAATCGCGCCGCAGGGCTGCGAATTCCCGCCAGTTCGCCCGTGGCACGACGAGTGGAGAATCGCCTGCCGGGGGCGGATGCCAATCCTTACCTGGCCATTGCCGCCAGCCTGGCAGCAGGTTTGCATGGAATCGAGAACGAGCTGGCGCCAACGGCGGCCATCCAGGGAGAATTCGAAGTGCCGGACAACCTGTCGCTGCCTTGTACCCTGCATGCGGCGCTGGAGCGCCTCAAGCGTAGCCAGCTGGCCAGGGAACTGTTCGGCAGCGAGTTCATCGAAGGCTACATCGCTTCGAAAACCATGGAGTTGACCAGTTTCTTCGATGAAATCACTCCCTGGGAACGGCGTGTACTAGCGGCCCAGGCATAA